The genomic DNA atattatcttgatattaaaaaaaatatgtcaatttattttgtaactttacattttggtaaataagtaaataaacctattttgttattaatttctatttaatttttacaaaatttaccaaatttgtcatttttattcaaatcttttttttttctcaatttattAAGATTTTAATTTACTTGAAATTATTATCTTTAAACAAACTTATTTCATTTATAAGTTGGGTTTATTGCACCATGACTAATGGTGGGAGTGATTGTCAGAAAAAGACGTATCAATGCTTACAGTTTGGTCAAAGAAGGTGAAAAGGCTTTGAGGTTTTTGGTCTTCATGTggtcaaaaactgaaaaacaatgaGTTATAATagttaaaataattattgatcctgagaaaaaaacagagaaagagagagagtgtgtgtgcaaAACATCCAGAATGTGTCAAAGGCACATTGTTATTCCCAATATGTTCTTGTCTCTGTTTTCCAGCTTCCGTGCACGTTCTGCACCGTCAACGATCTGGAATCCAGACCAAAACAATCAAACCCAGACCTGTGTGTCAGATCAGTCCCAGGACCCAGGCCTCAGAGTGCAGCGTGTCCCTGACGCATGTAGAGGTGTATGAGTCCTGCCTGGTGCAGCTGCTGCCACAGAGACAGCTCCATGCGCAGGTCGTGGTTGACGTAAAATCCAACCTTATGGAACTTACTGTCGTAGTAATGATCAGAATAACTGCTGAAGTCTGGAGTCATGAAGCCGTACGCGCTCACCTGCAGGAAAACAAGATGGATGTTcaggttttaatcagaaaacaaTCAATACCTGATTATCATCACTACGACCTGTAGTTCTatgtttaggtttcatttattcacacaaatgtTCCTCAGACTTTGATCTactgacatgtttccactgacaactgccagtcttcctcagattTGGGCTAAAGTCGGGTTAGAtttaatatgatataaatataaccCAACTTCAACCCAAATATAATCCGACTTTAGCCCAAATCCAACCCAACATCTTCCCAAATCAAACCCGACTCCAGCCTAAATATAACCCAACATCATCCCAAATCTAACTTGACTTCagcctaaatctaaatctaatcaGACTTCAGCCCAAATCTAACCTGACTTTACTTAACCCGACGCCAACTTAAATTTAACCCAATTTTAGCCTAAATCTAAACCAACTTCATCCCATATCTAACACGACTCCAGACCAAATCTAACCCAACTTCAGTCTAAATCTAACCCAACTTCATCCCAAATATAACCCAATTTCATCTAATCCGACTTCAGCCCAAATCTAACCCGACTTTATTTAACCCGACTCCAATTTATATCTAATCTAATTTGAGCCTAAATCGAACCCGACTTCATTACAAATCTAACTTGACTTTAGCCCAAAAGTAACCTGACTTCAGCTTAAATCTAACCCAACTTCAGCTCAGCTCTAACCCAGCTCTACTATTTCTTGCTGGAATTTCTACGCGGAAGTtcaggaaacttcaaaggaaacataaaAGTGATCAGTTGCCAGTCGAAACctttcaggagatcaaagtggatttcctgaggaacagttgtctgaataaatgaaaccttaacatattattcaaacagAATCTGACTGGACCTATAGTCTGTTTCCAAAGctttaaaataaactcaatGACTGTATATGAGGTGAGGAGTAAAGACGCCTCCTACCTGGTCACAGCTGTGTAGAGCTGCCAGCAGCATGGTAGCACCAGTAGACGAACGGTAGATGTCCCTGTATTTGGTGTACACATTTTTCGATCGAAGGAATCTGAAAGAGGGAATGATGGATGATGTTTACAGATGTTGAACACAGAGGCTGCTCGCTCCACTCATGAGCCTCTGATCACCTGTTTCTGAGGTAGCGGACGAAGTCGGGATGATACATCTTCAGCTTTTCTACAGTGACGTCTTCACCAAAATACTTCATCGGactgtggagaaaaaaaggaacaagaatCACACTTTTCAGCTTCCAACTGTTCACTGTTATTGATCATAAATCAGATCAGCGAAGCAATGTTTGCATCAAATCAGGTTAAAGGCTGGCAGAAGTTGGGTTGAAGCTGAGGTTGAGACAGAGGTGTTAGGTATGATTAGAAGGGGATAAGTCAGGTTAAAGTGGAAAGGAAGTCAGGTTAGGTTTATAATAAAGTCAGGTTAGATTTGGGCTAAAGTCAGGTTAGATTTAGGCTGGACTTGggtttgattttaatttgagtCCGGTTAGATGAAGTCAGGTTAGATTTGGGCTGAAGTTGATTTAGATTTGGACTGAAATCAGGTTAGATTTGGACTGCAATAACGTTAAGCATAAAATGAAGTTGGGTTAGTTTTGGGATGAACTCAGGTTAGCTTTAAGATGAAGTCGGGTTAGAATAAaaccagaattttttttttttttttaaaaagtgggaATAATCAGATTAGAGAATAGAGatggttttaaatcagattcTGTTTTAAATCAGATTAGAGGGAGACAGAAGTCGGACTAGAGCTGAGATCAGTAAAGTTAGACTCAGGTTGAACTCTGGTTTATGGTAAATCTGCGTCAGTGAGCATCACTAACTTTGCTCCCTGGTCGCGTCCTTTCTGAACGGGCGTGTGCGTGGCCGCCGCCTTCATCAGCAGGTAGTCACGGTCGTGGTCGGGCAGGAACACGTAGCGTGTTTCCTAAAGGAGAGAAGAACCTACGCCATTAGTCGGACTTTAAGGAGCCAACGAAGGCCGGCCGTCGGTATGTGACCTCACCTTGGACACGGGCGGTCCTTTGTAGCCCGCGTTAGCGTAGCTCCGCATGGAGTTCATCAGTGTGTTGGTGGAGAAGGTGTAGTGGGTGGTCCTGGAGCCCACGTCCTCCTCAAAGCCCTTAATGATGGCCCCGTTGGTCCTGGAGGTGAAAAGAGTCACAAACAAGTCAGAACCACATGAACTGGATTCAAGAAGCTTTGGGCTCTGGTTAACAAAGTCTGGATTCAGGTTTAGACGAGTCAGGATTAAACACCACCTGAAAACGTAGTCGTGGGCGTCGATCTCCTTTCCCTTCTTGGAGTCTTTGAGGATTCCTCCATTCCCGACCACAGCACAGCGGATACATGACGACTTGTTGCTGCGAGATTCCCAGTCATCCAACATCTGGCGGTTAGCAGATGTTTTTAGGACTTGGAGCGTTTCCCACAGAGCTgataaaaaaaaccagaaaaaaatcCCACCATTAGCTACGAAACGCTCAACTATCAGCACTTTAAAGAACCGTTGTGTGACAATTAGcaatacacaacattagcaGCGTGTtagtaaatacataaaaatattaaataataaaaaatatacttgtCTAACACTTGTCATTTTAATCatgaatgaaaatattttatataaaataatgaaaacagtGTAAATATGAACTGAAGTGTACATTTTTCAAACCATCAACACAACCTTActtattatgattatgattatgattatgattataataatcCTCAGTATCTCAGTATTTTCTGCAGTATTCAATGGAGGaaaatttgtgtctttattattcagtaaaaaaaacttttcaataagaaataagaaaaaaagtgcaccaaataattaaattttaacatgttttttttttctttgatttaaaatatttatttttgattgaagtaaacctTTTTTCGAttgtaaaagtttttttttattaaaaaggtttttttttgttttttttctttattgttaacattttcattcaaagaaaaaaagtgttaaaaggcaaaaaaaacaaaaaacatttgagactttttttttctgtgattgaaaatgtgtatttttgattgtgtatgctaTCACATACACAAGACAAACCAGTTCTTAATTTCATCAAATAGATCAAATGTTATTAAGAGCAGGAACAATACAAATCTTACTGGTGTTATCGATCCCAGCCCACCCATGGGTTCCTGGATACTGGCTCAGGCGTCGATATTGCTCAGGCGTGGCGTGTTTGGCCCACTGCAGAATGGGAATTCCAGCCAGGAACCGTGCTGCAAACTCTGTTTTCTCAATCTGGTTCCGAATGCCTTCTGGACAGTTCTGCAGTGGGAGGAGAACAAGACCAAGTCCACTTCAGAACACATTAAAGATATAATCTATATCTAAGGTCAGCGGTGGGCCACCAGAGCCAGCAGAGACAATGTCAGGTGTCCTGACGATAAAGGATTTATCAGATTACAAAAGTAAATGTCAGGAATATGTGGTGTTGaatgtcactgtttcatagccaacatattttaatatttagctcattttttttGAGACATAATTTAATGTACAAACAGCATGTTCtctatcattgttaaaaaagtgcacaaatgaaaaataaatgtaaaagttaaatctaaatgttaaatgtttaatgtaaatgtaaatttaaatctaaatcttaaatgtgaatctaaatgttaaatgtaaatccaaatgtttaatctaaatctaaatgctaaatctagatgttaaatcggtcgccaagtgtaaagcaaAATGTTTAGAGattatacaaagtgggcaggtcagcgcAGTGTCTTTGCTTCTTTCCTCCTCCTCACTCGAGTCAAAGTTGGTGGTGTTGGCGGGGCCTAGGGATTGACAGCTAACCTGCCCACATggcataatttctaaacatttagctttacacttggtgaccgatttaacatttagatttagcatttagatttagattttacatttagatttagatttaacatttagatttagcatttagatttagatttagattttacattttacatttagatatagattttacatttagatatagattttacatttagatttagattttacatttagatttagatttcacatttaaatttataatgtgtacacatttttaacaaatgatattatagaacatgctgttttacatgaatttctgtctcaaatgacagaaaaataaggaaaatgtgatgaaaatgagctaaatgttcaaaatatgttggctatgaaaaagtgacagagtttttacatttggcacaAAATATAGGAACGCCTAGCTGTAAAAGCCGGGTGAGGGTTGCCAGGTTTCAGAGACTCACCGTGGGGACTCGATTTACAAACCCTCATGGGAGGACTCTGTACAAAGGGAACATGTCATATTTCCTGTTTTGTCTTTCATTTAGTGGGACTCACCCAGTCTGACTGTGGAAACGCCCCTATGACAGCATCTGTCATAGGGGCTGAAGCTGCTCAGACTATAAAAACAGTCTGTTTAAAGAGCTGGCAACTGCTAATAAAACTATGGAGTGAGATTCAGGGGAACCGACTACAACGAACTGCTCAAAGTAACACAAGTGAACACACAAGCAGTGGCAgtgcacaacacacacacccacccgtGTCTACTTACAACACAGacaagagaaaaccaaacacaaagctctcaagtcttcTTGagtaagcctacattctgagtgaactcatcctttagtaactccataAGTTACTAAAGGATTGAAACTGTAAAAGCGACACTGtatatgataagtgctgtaaacgtacggccggagaagaagtgatcggccctctctctctcctgtcctttagtaactccgtaagttgagcATTTGAATCGTAAATACATGCCGCCGTAGAAGAAGTGTGGAGCCCTCTCAGTGTCGTCACGTCACTTGAACCATGAAGCAacgaagcgaccaaaaagcgcgACAATGTTCAAGCCACTCTATTTAAGCGTCTCTAACTACTAGATAACATTTaagatcaatgtaaatgacgcaacgtcaagcAACGCGACTCGCGCAACTCCAGAGAATCAATCGCACAATTCGAGTCACCGGAAAATggaaaattttaaatgtttaacttttcaagcgacttcgaGTGATGTTGTGTCACGACATCCAATCGAAAACGAGTTTCTCCCTAAGTCACTCCGCCGCTCATCACGTCACTAGCCACTGATGATGTGATGAAGCCCGCATAAAGCGcaactatgttcaagcgactcatcacgggttATTTGAGCAACAATAGGCGCTGAAGTTGCGTTTCgatgtgaacacacctttaggaTGCAGGACCAAATCAGTTGACCAGCATTATTTTTATGTGTAGAACTAAAAGAGAAAATTGTGGCCGGTCAGCCTGAATCTCAGTCCACGTTTTTATTCAAAGTTGTCAGCTCTGTAAACAACATCGACACTCGGACACTCACGcagagagggaggaaacagcTCCGACGCTCACACTGTGACACATCGTAATGACAATTTGGATTGTGATGTGAGATCGTGTGAGGTTTGACTACGTTAGTTTTAGCAGCAGCTATGAGTGTGTTTACGCAGCACAAGCCACAGCCCGGCAACATGAAGACATCAAAAGTGTTGCTTTAATCACTTCAATTAATATTGGTATTTGGTTGAGCTTCCATTCTTTGTATGAGTTCAAGGCATATTTAACAACCCAGAAACTTCTGATGTTACACTAAAGTGCAGAAATCACTAAATCATTTAACTTGGTCATGACAAAGGAATAATGTTCACATTAAACCTTAAGAACACATGGTAAAGTCTAAATCTTCTGAAAGTCAACATGCAGTAATCTTTAAGGATTTAAGGATTACAGTCTGTCTGTTGTTTACAAAGCTAAATTAGCGTTAGCTTTGAGCTACTGATCTACACTGGTACCTGGGCTCGAAACACAGATAGTTCCTGGGAAAGTTCTTAGTCCCCAGTGGTGGAAGTGCACCTAGGGACACCAAACTGACCGTTTGTGGAATGAAGTCTTCAATGGTGTAGCGGTCTCCAACGAAAGGTGGCTCCGTAGGTCCGCGGGCCTTTGTGGGATGAACCGTCCCACCTTCAGATCTAGATTTAGAGACTTTTCTCGGTGTCTCGGTTGGTTCCTCTGGTTTCTGTTCAGCAGAGTTTAACGGTTTCTCCGTCTGATGGTTGACCACGGTTACTCCAGGGGTCTCAACGTCTCCCAAGCTGATGTGGAGGAGATAAAAAGCAGTTGGTCAGGTAAAAGAATCCATTGGGCCTTAAGTCTTAACGCCACAAATTGAATCCAGTCCACAATCTAGTAGGACTGGGGACCCAAGCCACCAGgccaccaagtaaaaaaaaaagatttttattcCGCTTTTGAGCACACATCGTCTTGACTggactgcattcatttattctaCTCATATTAAATCAGGGGTCCTCAGCCTCGTGAGACACTAGGAGAAGGTCTCCAGATTcgttcaagaaactaagaatatttgttgaaaaatttgagctcatttttcccttttttttttacccttttctgcgactacaccaaactttccgtatttaacatcttttcatcactttttattgccatatttttgctccttttaatgcatttttgcaacatcaCTTTCTCCAttacatttctgcacatttttttcactttcgagacattttccaccactttttccaccgaATGTTGCaaatgacccattattgtcacttttaacctcttttcaccataattcatgctcattgttgccaatttaaccaaattcacgatttgtcacacccattttttgccagtttaaactaatttttcctactttttaaattacattaccccatcACCCCCcattctgccacttttaagcaattaatgacactttgaaccctttttaaccactttttgtaactaatttgcaacttctaaccaatttctgtggtttttaaaatccaatttcaccaccttttctaccatttttggaaCCTTTTAACctaatttatttctgattaaaactaggatttacatctttaagataactgtggtgcaaataataataaacctcctaggttgcgggctgaaaaggttgagaaccactgtattaaaggatatattttgatttttttaatatttttttttttgtttaaatataagTCCAGTTTATGTGGATTGACTTCAAAGATCATGTAATCTTATAACTCTTGTTTCTAGAACAAGTCCAACCAGGTTTTACCACTCGACGTCTCAGCTGTGAGGCAGCAAAACAGGCGTACAAAGCAACAGATTTAGTGAGAACCAAACACAGATCAAGTGAATTTAGTCGACAAAAAATATGTTTGTCGTGTTTTTATTTCCTTCTCTGAATTTACTCAAAGCgtggtttgttttctttgtccAACAATCAAGTCCATCAATGCTCAGAGCTTTCAAATATTTATTCTGTGCATTCACAGAAAAAGTGTTCTGGCCCACACCCAACTTTGAGAATCTCTGTGTAATCCCTGCACACGTGGAACAGGTTTGAGGACGCGGTTTAGTGATAGTTTGTAACTTAAAGGCAAAAATGTCTGTTGGaaatttaaagaataaaagttttttttaaaaaaaagcctacAAATGTGAATTTTGTGAAGCctgcattaaaaaagaaaacaatgtctgaGTGAAGGTGTCTGAgacttgttgtaatttgcattgCAAAATATTCCGTTTTTTCTTTGCAAAAACCTAGACTTTGTCTCTTGGAACCTCAGGCTAAACTAGACCTGTAAAacattctgtttttattcattattagaATTTTTCCTCTTGTTTATTATGTTCCCCATTAGCATTCAATAGCAAATTCAATTTGAATTTTTGATaaaatttctattttatttacatttagaattaattaaattcaaaataatacattttgaaaacatttcagTTGAAAATTTGATTGGATTTCAAAACAATTTCATCttccatttatttgtgt from Gouania willdenowi chromosome 19, fGouWil2.1, whole genome shotgun sequence includes the following:
- the st6galnac gene encoding alpha-N-acetylgalactosaminide alpha-2,6-sialyltransferase 2, coding for MVMKRKLVLLAFVFSCLMCIYVLCLNLESRPSIGPLGRFYHFAWSLGDVETPGVTVVNHQTEKPLNSAEQKPEEPTETPRKVSKSRSEGGTVHPTKARGPTEPPFVGDRYTIEDFIPQTNCPEGIRNQIEKTEFAARFLAGIPILQWAKHATPEQYRRLSQYPGTHGWAGIDNTTLWETLQVLKTSANRQMLDDWESRSNKSSCIRCAVVGNGGILKDSKKGKEIDAHDYVFRTNGAIIKGFEEDVGSRTTHYTFSTNTLMNSMRSYANAGYKGPPVSKETRYVFLPDHDRDYLLMKAAATHTPVQKGRDQGANPMKYFGEDVTVEKLKMYHPDFVRYLRNRFLRSKNVYTKYRDIYRSSTGATMLLAALHSCDQVSAYGFMTPDFSSYSDHYYDSKFHKVGFYVNHDLRMELSLWQQLHQAGLIHLYMRQGHAAL